A region of the Mesotoga infera genome:
ATATCGCGATATTGACTGACGTGGTCAAAAGAGTTATAATTGTGTTAGTTTAAAACTCCCAAAGGGAGAGGGCTTTCTTGCCCTCTATTTTTTATTATGGTGGTGTTGTTTGTGGAGGACCTGAAGAGAGAGTTGCTTGAACTGGCAAACGAAGTCGCAAGTAACCTTGGCTATTCGATCTATGATCTCGGACTTTCGAGAAGGGGAAAGAAAAGACTGGTGAAAATCACGATCGATAAGCTAGATGGGTACGTATCTATTAGCGACTGCGAACTGTTTTCAGCCGAGTTTGGTAAGGCGCTTGATTCAGCGGACCTCGTGCCATTTTCATATGATCTGGTTGTAGAGTCACCCGGGCTGGAACGCGCTCTTAGAAGCCTCAAAGATTATGCTAGATTCGTAGGCGAGAAGGCGAAAGTAATTCTCCAGGAACCCGTTGATGGGGTTTCAGTCGTGATTGGGAAGATTATCTCGTGCGAAGGCGACGTTATCACTGTTGAGAATTCAGAAAACGGAAAAGAGATAGCATTCAACTTTTCAGACGTAAGACGAGCCAATCTAAAATTATGATTTTAACGGTGAGGTGTTCATATGAATCTCAATCTCTTGGAAGCCCTGGATCAGTTGCAGGACGAAAAGAACATTGAAAAAGAAGAAGTCTTAGATATACTTGAGAAAGCATTGCAGAGTGCCTATAAGAAGAACT
Encoded here:
- a CDS encoding ribosome maturation factor RimP, translated to MVVLFVEDLKRELLELANEVASNLGYSIYDLGLSRRGKKRLVKITIDKLDGYVSISDCELFSAEFGKALDSADLVPFSYDLVVESPGLERALRSLKDYARFVGEKAKVILQEPVDGVSVVIGKIISCEGDVITVENSENGKEIAFNFSDVRRANLKL